The proteins below are encoded in one region of bacterium:
- a CDS encoding SMP-30/gluconolactonase/LRE family protein yields the protein MKSRVFILAVMMMLGIATLAAIAQTAADTPPGPAEATIDLATAAGVQAVNGEWRYSDTAIITVDFKGPGPDNQPTGVPVKTYDYTPHAGAADFDDSAWPVIEPAALQARRGTGRLCFNWYRIRITVPARVGDFDPTGATVVFETALDDYAEIWVDGELSRALGQMGGSVISGWNAANRLVVGRNVRPGQQIQLAIFGANGPLSNPPTNFIWMRYAKLDFYKNAAPAAPLALTTAEVNVEIVRLDPAMDAIVGPNPKVFKLAEGFKFTEGPVWVREGKYLLFSDPNSNIIYKYMPDGNTGKLEVFRTPSGYSGPDLAEYGQPGSNGLALDPQGRLTINEHGNHRVSRVEKDGKVTVLADRYKGKRLNSPNDLVYRSDGALFFTDPPFGFPKFYQDPRKELPFSGVYSIYKGKLQLLSTELSGPNGIAFSPDEKYLYVGNWYDANLYTNGKADEKKIVVMRFEVNADATVSNGKVFFDMTGAKGEDAIDGIKVDQQGNLYVSGPGGLWVISSAGKHLGTIIAPKHPHNMAWGDNDHKTLYLCARSGLYRMRLNIAGTGAFNNTASMSSR from the coding sequence ATGAAAAGTCGAGTATTCATTCTGGCCGTGATGATGATGTTGGGTATCGCGACTCTTGCAGCGATCGCGCAAACCGCCGCTGACACCCCCCCAGGCCCGGCCGAGGCGACGATTGATCTCGCCACTGCCGCGGGCGTGCAGGCCGTCAACGGCGAGTGGCGCTACAGTGACACCGCGATCATCACCGTCGACTTCAAAGGCCCTGGACCGGATAATCAACCCACCGGCGTTCCGGTGAAGACGTATGATTACACACCGCATGCCGGCGCGGCTGACTTCGATGATTCGGCCTGGCCGGTGATCGAGCCGGCAGCTTTGCAGGCGCGTCGCGGAACCGGGAGATTGTGCTTCAATTGGTACCGCATCCGCATCACCGTTCCCGCCCGGGTCGGCGATTTCGATCCGACCGGCGCGACGGTGGTTTTCGAGACCGCGCTGGATGATTACGCCGAAATTTGGGTTGATGGCGAACTATCGCGCGCGTTGGGACAAATGGGCGGCTCGGTGATCAGCGGCTGGAATGCGGCGAATCGCCTCGTCGTTGGCCGCAACGTAAGACCCGGCCAGCAAATTCAACTGGCGATTTTCGGCGCCAACGGCCCCCTTTCGAATCCGCCGACGAATTTTATTTGGATGCGCTACGCCAAACTGGATTTCTACAAAAACGCGGCGCCGGCAGCTCCGCTCGCTTTGACGACGGCGGAGGTGAATGTCGAAATCGTTCGTCTCGATCCGGCGATGGATGCGATTGTCGGCCCGAATCCGAAAGTTTTCAAACTCGCCGAAGGCTTCAAATTTACCGAAGGACCGGTGTGGGTGCGCGAGGGCAAATATCTGCTCTTCAGTGATCCGAACAGCAATATCATTTACAAATACATGCCCGACGGCAACACCGGCAAACTCGAAGTGTTTCGCACACCCAGCGGCTACTCCGGGCCGGACCTTGCCGAATACGGCCAGCCCGGCTCGAATGGCTTGGCGCTCGATCCGCAAGGCCGGCTGACGATTAACGAGCACGGCAATCATCGCGTTTCACGCGTTGAGAAAGACGGTAAAGTGACGGTGCTCGCGGATCGCTACAAAGGTAAACGCCTCAACAGCCCGAATGATCTGGTGTATCGCTCGGACGGCGCGTTGTTCTTTACCGATCCGCCGTTCGGTTTTCCGAAATTCTACCAAGACCCGCGCAAGGAATTGCCCTTCAGCGGCGTTTATTCAATCTACAAAGGTAAACTGCAACTGCTCAGCACGGAATTGAGCGGGCCGAACGGCATCGCGTTTTCGCCGGATGAAAAATATCTTTACGTGGGCAATTGGTATGACGCCAATCTCTACACCAACGGGAAAGCCGATGAGAAAAAGATCGTCGTCATGCGCTTCGAAGTTAATGCCGATGCGACAGTGTCAAATGGCAAAGTTTTCTTTGACATGACCGGCGCCAAAGGTGAAGACGCGATTGACGGCATCAAAGTAGATCAGCAGGGCAATCTCTATGTTTCCGGGCCAGGCGGCCTTTGGGTAATTTCTTCCGCGGGTAAGCATCTCGGCACGATTATCGCGCCGAAGCATCCGCACAATATGGCGTGGGGCGATAATGACCACAAAACACTTTATCTCTGCGCCCGCAGCGGGTTGTATCGCATGCGGCTGAATATTGCGGGCACGGGTGCTTTCAACAATACGGCCTCGATGTCGAGCCGGTGA
- a CDS encoding DoxX family protein — MSQETAHAIALLGARVTLGGVFFAYGAQKVFGWFGGFGIRGTAGYFQNTLGVPAALAYFGVFAELAAGILLIFGVATGFAALIVILQMMAAIYLSHIKDGFFMNYFGQLPAGREGFEYNIVLIAMALILFFAGAGRYSLDALWDSDFVRKAIDF; from the coding sequence ATGAGTCAAGAAACCGCTCATGCAATTGCATTGCTCGGTGCCCGAGTTACCCTCGGCGGAGTCTTCTTCGCGTATGGGGCGCAAAAAGTTTTCGGCTGGTTCGGTGGCTTCGGAATCCGCGGCACTGCCGGTTATTTTCAAAACACGCTGGGTGTTCCGGCGGCACTGGCCTATTTCGGCGTCTTTGCGGAATTAGCCGCCGGCATTCTACTCATCTTTGGCGTCGCGACCGGATTTGCTGCCCTGATCGTCATCCTGCAAATGATGGCGGCAATTTATCTCTCCCATATCAAGGACGGTTTCTTCATGAACTATTTCGGCCAGCTTCCCGCCGGACGCGAAGGCTTCGAGTACAATATCGTTCTCATCGCCATGGCGCTCATACTGTTTTTTGCCGGCGCCGGCCGTTATTCTTTGGACGCGCTGTGGGACTCCGATTTCGTGCGTAAGGCGATTGACTTCTGA
- a CDS encoding SMP-30/gluconolactonase/LRE family protein, with product MKKLLSIPGMAMTILVIAFPVRDATAQPGQYKTQPAKIVRLVPAFDRIVPKDAVLEKIADGFSWVEGPVWNRAEGYLLFSDIPNNAVMKWDAQEGASLFLKPSGYTGAAPFAGLEPGSNGLTFDHEGRLVLCEHGDRRISRLEMNGTKTTLVDRYQGKRLNSPNDVVFKSNGDMYFTDPPFGLPKAFDDPARELDFCGVYRLSKNGKLTLLTKELGAPNGIAFSPDEKKLYLSDYKRAAWLVYDVKDDGTIANGRTFFDAAEFKKNRPGSPDGMKVDTHGNIFGGGPGGIYVFSPAGKHLGTFDFGVPTGNCNWGEDGSTLFITSNTAIYRIRLNTKGATFNAGTN from the coding sequence TTGAAAAAGCTTCTGTCCATTCCTGGGATGGCTATGACGATACTCGTCATCGCTTTCCCGGTGCGCGATGCAACTGCCCAGCCGGGACAATACAAGACGCAGCCCGCAAAGATCGTGCGTCTGGTTCCCGCCTTTGACCGCATCGTGCCGAAAGACGCGGTGTTGGAAAAAATTGCCGACGGCTTCTCGTGGGTCGAAGGCCCGGTGTGGAATCGCGCCGAAGGGTATCTGCTCTTTTCCGACATCCCGAACAATGCCGTGATGAAATGGGATGCACAAGAGGGCGCGAGCTTGTTTTTGAAACCGAGCGGCTACACCGGCGCCGCACCGTTTGCCGGCCTCGAGCCGGGTTCCAACGGTTTGACGTTCGATCACGAGGGCCGGCTGGTGCTGTGCGAACACGGCGATCGGCGCATTTCGCGGCTCGAGATGAACGGCACGAAAACCACACTCGTGGATCGTTATCAAGGCAAGCGCCTCAACAGTCCGAATGACGTGGTTTTCAAATCCAACGGCGACATGTATTTCACCGACCCGCCGTTTGGCTTGCCGAAAGCGTTCGACGATCCCGCGCGCGAGCTAGATTTTTGCGGCGTGTATCGCTTGAGCAAGAACGGCAAACTCACGCTGCTTACGAAAGAACTCGGCGCGCCGAACGGCATCGCGTTTTCGCCGGATGAGAAGAAGCTGTATCTTTCCGACTATAAGCGCGCGGCGTGGCTGGTTTACGACGTCAAAGACGATGGCACGATCGCCAACGGGCGCACGTTCTTCGATGCGGCCGAATTCAAAAAGAATCGTCCCGGCAGTCCGGACGGCATGAAGGTGGATACGCACGGCAATATTTTCGGCGGCGGCCCCGGTGGCATCTATGTTTTTTCGCCGGCAGGCAAACACCTCGGCACGTTTGATTTCGGCGTGCCCACGGGCAATTGCAACTGGGGTGAAGACGGCTCGACGTTGTTCATCACCTCGAACACCGCTATCTATCGCATCCGGCTGAATACGAAAGGCGCGACGTTTAACGCTGGAACAAATTGA